Proteins encoded by one window of Paraburkholderia terrae:
- the bcsB gene encoding cellulose biosynthesis cyclic di-GMP-binding regulatory protein BcsB, protein MGILRYEAARSATKRAGLRRTVRSLTRNGLRLPLRATLAALLFAMTLPTVQAASDATPSTSPGAIPATRAELAAKPGTTPSTTPLVPSAPASNGLPPLPSAKPVDPRAGQQPAFAEPAPQPFAVVRGGRDTMPTTADNGTAVSGGRRQTFTFAQLGALDPLQLRGVDGQNGVPFSVRADEVVTGANLHLIYSYSPSLLSNLSHLKVLVNGEVAATLPLPREQAGTLLARDIPLEPRLITEFNHLNVQLIGHYTQGCEDPASSALWATVSNASTLDLTFASLAAKPDLGALPLPFFDRRDIRRLELPFVFAAKPSPQALEAAGAVASWFGSLAGYRGALFPAQLDNAPLSGNAVVFATNDERPAGVTLPAINGPMLAVVDREAPAHGKLLLVLGRDARELKIAANALSLGEAALSGTVQTITHVDAPRARQPYDAPGWLPTDRPVRFGELAVPKDLSVRGYNGDVVRVDLRVAPDLFTWRTKGVPIDLRYRFTVRPAPDRSTLNISVNNNFVQALRIPAQSSSMLDLGRYLNRMLPDHTAPASKEIYIPPHLLASQAQLRFHFYYDMPKTGECQGQVLDNVRGEIDPDSTIDLSSFPHYMALPDLAAFANSGWPFTKLADLSQTAVILPVNANPSDYSVYLTVMGRMGASTAYPVTAVTVATAADVQRLADKDLLLIGAPGQQPLLTTWEKDMPFSTADDSRRMQFSNVSFRIANWWHGDRGGVRTAGRADLSLVNSSGDAIITGFQSPLEKGRSVVALISAPGQSDTDLTNAMLDADLVQSIQGGLTVVRGRTLEVVSNGDVYYVGHLSPIEYMRWALSVHPLLLLLAGLIAALIIAAVFYRLLRAVAARRLKD, encoded by the coding sequence ATGGGGATCTTGCGATACGAGGCCGCTCGTTCAGCGACGAAGCGGGCGGGTTTGCGTCGAACCGTGCGTTCGCTGACGCGTAACGGCTTGCGCTTGCCGCTGCGCGCGACGCTGGCCGCGTTGCTGTTTGCGATGACGCTGCCGACCGTGCAGGCCGCATCCGATGCCACGCCTTCCACCTCGCCGGGCGCGATTCCCGCCACGCGCGCCGAACTTGCGGCGAAGCCGGGAACGACGCCCAGCACGACGCCGCTCGTGCCGTCCGCGCCCGCCAGCAATGGCTTGCCGCCGCTGCCGTCCGCGAAGCCCGTCGATCCGCGCGCGGGGCAGCAGCCCGCGTTCGCGGAGCCGGCGCCGCAACCCTTTGCAGTCGTGCGCGGCGGCCGCGACACGATGCCGACCACGGCCGACAACGGCACGGCTGTGTCGGGCGGACGCCGTCAGACCTTCACGTTCGCGCAGTTGGGCGCACTCGATCCGCTGCAACTGCGCGGCGTCGACGGCCAGAACGGCGTGCCGTTCTCGGTGCGCGCCGATGAAGTCGTGACGGGTGCGAACCTGCATCTGATCTATAGCTACTCGCCGTCGCTGCTGTCGAACCTGTCGCATCTGAAAGTGCTCGTGAACGGCGAAGTGGCGGCGACGCTGCCGTTGCCGCGCGAGCAGGCGGGCACGCTGCTCGCGCGCGACATTCCGCTCGAACCGCGCCTGATTACCGAGTTCAATCATCTGAACGTCCAGCTGATCGGCCATTACACGCAGGGCTGTGAAGACCCGGCGAGCAGCGCACTGTGGGCGACCGTCAGCAACGCAAGCACGCTCGATCTCACGTTCGCATCGCTTGCAGCCAAGCCGGATCTGGGCGCGCTGCCGCTGCCGTTCTTCGACCGGCGCGACATTCGCCGCCTCGAACTGCCGTTCGTGTTCGCCGCCAAGCCTTCGCCGCAAGCGCTCGAAGCGGCGGGCGCGGTCGCTTCGTGGTTCGGCTCGCTGGCCGGCTATCGCGGCGCGCTGTTTCCCGCGCAACTCGACAACGCGCCGCTGTCGGGCAATGCCGTCGTATTCGCGACCAACGACGAACGGCCCGCGGGCGTCACGCTGCCCGCCATCAACGGGCCGATGCTTGCGGTCGTCGATCGCGAAGCGCCCGCGCACGGCAAACTGCTGCTTGTGCTGGGCCGCGACGCGCGCGAGTTGAAGATCGCCGCGAACGCGCTGTCGCTCGGCGAGGCGGCATTGTCGGGCACCGTGCAGACCATCACGCACGTCGACGCGCCGCGCGCGCGCCAACCGTACGACGCGCCAGGCTGGCTGCCGACCGATCGCCCCGTGCGCTTTGGCGAACTGGCCGTGCCGAAAGATCTGTCCGTGCGCGGCTATAACGGCGACGTCGTGCGCGTGGACCTGCGTGTCGCGCCCGATCTGTTCACGTGGCGCACGAAGGGCGTGCCCATCGACCTGCGCTACCGCTTCACCGTGCGCCCCGCGCCGGACCGTTCGACGCTCAACATCAGCGTCAACAACAACTTCGTGCAGGCGCTGCGCATTCCCGCGCAGTCGTCGTCGATGCTCGATCTCGGCCGCTATCTGAACCGGATGCTGCCGGACCACACGGCGCCCGCGTCGAAAGAGATCTACATTCCGCCGCATCTGCTCGCGTCGCAGGCGCAGCTGCGCTTCCACTTCTATTACGACATGCCGAAGACGGGCGAATGCCAGGGGCAGGTGCTCGACAATGTGCGCGGCGAGATCGATCCCGATTCGACCATCGATCTGTCATCGTTCCCGCACTACATGGCGCTGCCCGATCTGGCCGCGTTCGCGAACAGCGGCTGGCCGTTCACGAAGCTCGCCGACCTGTCGCAGACGGCCGTGATCCTGCCCGTCAACGCGAACCCGAGCGACTACAGCGTGTACCTGACGGTGATGGGCCGTATGGGCGCGTCGACGGCGTATCCCGTCACGGCCGTGACCGTCGCGACGGCCGCCGACGTGCAGCGTCTCGCCGACAAGGATCTGCTCCTGATCGGCGCGCCCGGCCAGCAGCCGTTACTGACGACATGGGAAAAGGACATGCCGTTTTCCACCGCCGACGACTCACGCCGCATGCAGTTCTCGAACGTGTCGTTCCGCATCGCCAACTGGTGGCACGGCGATCGCGGCGGCGTGCGCACGGCGGGGCGCGCGGACCTGTCGCTGGTGAATTCGTCGGGCGACGCGATCATCACCGGCTTCCAGTCGCCGCTCGAAAAAGGCCGTAGCGTGGTCGCGCTGATCTCGGCGCCCGGTCAGTCGGACACCGATCTGACCAACGCGATGCTCGACGCCGATCTCGTCCAGTCGATCCAGGGCGGCTTGACCGTGGTGCGCGGCAGAACACTCGAAGTGGTGTCGAACGGCGACGTGTATTACGTGGGCCACCTGTCGCCCATCGAGTACATGCGCTGGGCGTTGTCTGTGCATCCGCTGCTGTTGCTGCTCGCCGGGCTGATCGCGGCGCTGATCATCGCGGCTGTCTTCTACCGGCTGTTGCGCGCGGTCGCTGCGCGCCGGCTGAAGGATTGA
- the bcsP gene encoding cellulose biosynthesis protein BcsP, protein MSVSDDVGNLFRRFGGDAGQYQEVTRDDDAKHAALRWPLLNALDIAHVGPVPDAGRPASPAVRAEPAPQASPAPAAQRADTVATPAGSESTGPARPPLFARGHRHASMPPPVAPAQMGANRFSPPPTVAATADRTNAAANAPSMSAAPAAQTPAPVPPASTVAAAPATPPASPASRDAAPQREAQPVQAAPFFAQGQTFARAPFENPAVEAARAKPQATARQQGGSILSGLFGGTNTSQPEAPANAPSKDLSSLFARLSHGSAAPGRVLRDTFRSRFKADGDA, encoded by the coding sequence ATGAGCGTTTCAGACGACGTCGGTAATCTGTTCCGGCGCTTCGGTGGCGACGCCGGGCAATATCAGGAGGTGACGCGTGACGACGACGCGAAGCATGCCGCGCTACGCTGGCCATTGCTGAACGCGCTCGACATCGCGCACGTCGGGCCCGTGCCGGACGCGGGCCGTCCCGCGTCGCCGGCGGTGCGCGCCGAACCGGCACCTCAGGCGTCGCCCGCACCCGCGGCGCAACGGGCAGACACGGTCGCCACGCCCGCCGGCTCCGAATCCACTGGACCGGCGCGCCCGCCGCTATTCGCGCGCGGCCATCGCCATGCGTCGATGCCGCCGCCCGTCGCTCCCGCGCAAATGGGCGCGAATCGCTTCAGCCCGCCGCCCACCGTCGCGGCTACTGCCGATCGCACCAATGCCGCAGCCAATGCGCCGAGCATGTCGGCCGCGCCCGCTGCTCAAACACCCGCGCCCGTCCCGCCTGCATCGACGGTTGCCGCAGCGCCTGCAACGCCCCCGGCTTCGCCGGCGTCGCGCGATGCCGCGCCGCAGCGCGAAGCACAACCCGTCCAGGCCGCCCCTTTTTTCGCACAAGGCCAAACGTTTGCTCGTGCCCCATTTGAGAATCCCGCCGTGGAAGCCGCGCGTGCCAAGCCGCAGGCGACCGCGCGGCAGCAGGGCGGTTCGATCCTCTCGGGGCTGTTCGGCGGCACGAATACGTCCCAGCCGGAGGCACCCGCCAACGCGCCGTCAAAAGACCTGTCATCGCTGTTCGCCCGCCTGTCGCATGGCTCGGCGGCGCCTGGCCGTGTACTGCGCGACACCTTCAGATCGCGCTTCAAGGCGGATGGTGACGCATGA
- a CDS encoding NUDIX domain-containing protein: protein MGNTADRVRFVDVQVLSDDWYVLKKNTFDYRRADGSWQRQSRETYDRGNGATLLLYDPRRRTVVLTRQFRLPAFVNGHEGMLIETPAGLLEEASPEERIRAEVEEETGYRVERVRKVFEAFMSPGSVTEKLYFFVAEYDADARISRGGGIADEGEDIEVLELPFDDALAMVACGEIMDGKTIMLLQYAALHLFVNECAAANEMRE from the coding sequence ATGGGCAACACGGCTGACCGCGTGCGTTTCGTCGATGTGCAGGTGCTATCCGACGACTGGTACGTGCTGAAGAAGAACACCTTCGACTACCGGCGCGCCGACGGCAGCTGGCAGCGACAGAGCCGCGAGACCTACGATCGCGGCAACGGTGCGACGCTGCTGCTCTACGATCCGCGGCGACGGACCGTCGTGCTGACACGGCAGTTCCGCTTGCCTGCGTTCGTCAACGGACATGAAGGGATGTTGATCGAAACGCCCGCCGGCCTGCTCGAAGAGGCATCGCCGGAGGAAAGGATTCGCGCTGAAGTCGAAGAGGAAACCGGCTATCGCGTGGAGCGCGTGCGCAAGGTGTTCGAGGCGTTCATGAGTCCGGGCTCGGTGACTGAGAAGCTCTACTTCTTTGTCGCCGAATACGATGCCGATGCGCGCATCAGCCGTGGCGGCGGAATCGCCGATGAAGGCGAAGATATCGAAGTACTCGAGTTGCCCTTCGACGATGCACTAGCGATGGTCGCGTGCGGCGAGATCATGGACGGCAAGACCATCATGTTGCTGCAGTACGCGGCGCTTCATCTGTTTGTGAATGAATGCGCAGCGGCGAACGAGATGCGCGAATAA
- a CDS encoding alpha/beta fold hydrolase — MTHWTLDQQFTYRDQTVRYRVFGDGPPIVLIHGTPFSSWVWHRIAPHLAHDRTVHVYDLLGYGQSEKREGEDVSLGVQNGLLAALLEHWGLDAPDVVAHDFGGATALRAHLIDGCDYRSLTLIDPVAVAPWGSPFVRHVREHAAAFAGLPAYIHEAVVNAYIRGALARTITDDELAPYVTPWLGDVGQPAFYRQIAQMDQRYTDEVEARYPQIRCRTQILWGEDDQWIPIERGRHLTSVIPDARFQPVQNAGHLMQEDAPEAIVAAVLRWLD, encoded by the coding sequence ATGACACACTGGACGCTCGATCAGCAGTTCACGTATCGCGATCAAACTGTTCGTTATCGGGTCTTCGGCGATGGGCCGCCCATCGTACTGATACACGGCACGCCGTTTTCATCATGGGTATGGCACCGGATCGCGCCGCATCTCGCACATGACCGCACGGTTCATGTGTACGACCTGCTCGGCTATGGACAATCGGAGAAGCGCGAAGGCGAGGATGTGTCGCTCGGCGTGCAGAACGGCTTGCTTGCCGCGCTGCTCGAACATTGGGGACTCGATGCGCCCGATGTCGTCGCGCATGACTTTGGAGGCGCGACGGCATTGCGCGCGCATCTGATCGACGGTTGCGACTACAGAAGCCTTACGCTGATCGATCCCGTCGCGGTCGCGCCGTGGGGCTCGCCATTCGTGCGGCATGTGCGCGAGCATGCGGCGGCTTTTGCCGGGCTGCCCGCGTATATCCATGAAGCCGTCGTCAACGCGTACATTCGCGGCGCGCTCGCAAGGACCATCACCGACGACGAGCTTGCGCCCTACGTCACGCCGTGGCTCGGCGACGTGGGACAACCGGCGTTTTATCGACAGATCGCGCAGATGGACCAGCGCTACACCGATGAGGTCGAAGCGCGTTATCCGCAGATACGCTGCCGCACGCAGATTCTGTGGGGCGAAGACGATCAGTGGATTCCCATCGAACGCGGGCGGCATCTGACCAGCGTGATTCCGGACGCGCGTTTTCAGCCGGTGCAGAATGCCGGACATCTGATGCAGGAAGACGCACCGGAGGCGATCGTCGCCGCAGTGTTGCGGTGGTTAGACTGA
- the bcsD gene encoding cellulose biosynthesis protein BcsD produces MQDEHTATLLDYYTRHQTSVQWRGFLTALAEEFETQIDTSQLRVLMSRIGARFAAKHPAGECTTLDDLAAFLNSIWSGLDWGFVRLAERDDYLSIEHCCAPLAAFGERAAPWASAFLEGAYQHWLHELGAGSLALQEYQSANAHTYEFRLLKAP; encoded by the coding sequence ATGCAAGACGAACACACGGCAACCTTGCTCGACTATTACACGCGACATCAGACTTCCGTGCAATGGCGCGGCTTTCTGACCGCACTCGCCGAAGAGTTCGAGACGCAGATTGATACGTCACAGTTGCGCGTGCTGATGTCGCGCATTGGCGCGCGCTTTGCTGCGAAGCACCCGGCGGGCGAGTGTACGACGCTGGACGATCTCGCTGCGTTTCTCAACAGCATATGGTCCGGGCTCGACTGGGGTTTCGTTCGCCTTGCCGAACGGGACGACTATCTGTCCATCGAACATTGCTGCGCGCCGCTTGCCGCGTTCGGTGAACGGGCCGCGCCGTGGGCTTCCGCTTTTCTCGAAGGCGCGTATCAGCACTGGCTGCACGAACTGGGCGCGGGCTCGCTGGCACTACAGGAATATCAAAGCGCCAACGCGCACACATACGAATTCAGACTGTTGAAGGCGCCCTGA
- a CDS encoding peptidoglycan DD-metalloendopeptidase family protein — MSKNGFDRTWASFASFTLALMLGACAHVGEQDAKTNDAASAAQTTADPAPAAPATQMVAQPVPPVVYKVRRGDSLARIARSHNVTVKQVLAWNHLKPSSRLHIGQALKVSSPDAVKMVAVPAGPAGPAPAQGATPLNANGAAAASSGTSGASSSTAGGAASNTTATSNTTASAPATGAPAPSPADAREVNAELARHAKGVSLIWPAQGNVVEGFQAGETRGIEIGGKPGDPIRAAADGKVMYAGTGLNEYGSLIIVQHNKDFLTAYAHNRKLLVKTGDIVRRGQQIAEMGSENNSRVSVLFELRRDGKPIDPMPFLPHQRG; from the coding sequence ATGTCGAAGAATGGATTCGACAGGACCTGGGCCAGTTTCGCGAGCTTCACGCTCGCCTTGATGTTGGGCGCCTGCGCGCATGTCGGCGAGCAGGACGCGAAAACGAACGATGCGGCATCGGCCGCGCAAACGACAGCCGATCCGGCGCCCGCGGCGCCTGCGACCCAGATGGTCGCGCAGCCGGTTCCGCCCGTCGTCTATAAGGTGCGTCGCGGCGATTCGCTGGCGCGCATCGCGCGTAGCCATAACGTCACGGTCAAGCAAGTCCTCGCGTGGAATCATCTGAAGCCGTCCTCGCGCTTGCATATCGGGCAGGCGCTGAAGGTGTCGTCGCCGGATGCGGTGAAGATGGTCGCCGTTCCAGCCGGTCCAGCCGGTCCGGCTCCGGCCCAGGGCGCGACGCCGCTCAACGCAAATGGCGCCGCAGCGGCTTCGAGCGGCACGTCGGGCGCATCGAGCAGCACGGCAGGCGGTGCTGCCAGTAACACGACCGCCACTTCGAACACGACGGCATCGGCACCCGCAACAGGCGCCCCTGCACCGAGCCCCGCCGACGCCCGCGAAGTGAACGCCGAACTGGCGCGCCACGCGAAGGGCGTGTCGCTGATCTGGCCAGCGCAAGGCAATGTCGTCGAAGGCTTTCAGGCTGGCGAGACGCGCGGCATCGAAATCGGCGGCAAGCCAGGCGACCCGATCCGCGCGGCCGCCGACGGCAAGGTCATGTACGCCGGCACGGGGCTGAACGAGTACGGCAGTCTCATCATCGTCCAGCACAACAAGGATTTCCTGACGGCCTACGCGCACAACCGCAAGCTGCTCGTAAAGACGGGCGATATCGTGCGCAGGGGTCAGCAGATTGCCGAGATGGGCAGCGAGAACAACTCGCGCGTGTCCGTGCTGTTCGAACTGCGCCGCGACGGCAAGCCGATCGATCCGATGCCGTTCCTGCCGCATCAGCGCGGATAA
- a CDS encoding DeoR/GlpR family DNA-binding transcription regulator, with product MLTSQRKNLILDALQRDGQVLAKPLSEAFGVSEDTVRRDLRELAAEGKLQRVHGGALPASPAVANLAGRQAIGSEAKAAIGRAAARMIAPGQIAFIDGGTTAVQLARNLPADLRATIVTHSPSVAVELAAHEALEVVIIGGRLFRHSMVTIGAAAIEALGHIRADLYFMGVTGVHPEAGLSTGDLEEAYVKRALVARAAETVVLASSEKLNAASAYMIAGIDAASTIIVEKGAPASTTAPFEALGVTIVRA from the coding sequence ATGCTGACTTCCCAACGTAAGAATCTGATTCTCGATGCGCTTCAGCGCGACGGCCAGGTGCTCGCCAAACCGCTGAGCGAGGCATTCGGCGTCTCGGAAGACACGGTGCGCCGCGACCTGCGCGAGCTCGCCGCAGAGGGCAAACTGCAGCGCGTCCACGGCGGCGCATTGCCTGCATCGCCAGCGGTGGCGAATCTGGCGGGGCGCCAGGCGATCGGCTCGGAAGCGAAGGCGGCGATCGGCCGGGCCGCCGCGCGGATGATCGCGCCGGGCCAGATCGCCTTCATCGACGGCGGTACGACTGCCGTCCAGCTGGCGCGCAATCTCCCCGCCGATCTGCGCGCGACCATCGTGACGCACAGTCCGAGCGTCGCTGTCGAACTCGCGGCGCACGAGGCGCTGGAGGTGGTGATCATCGGCGGGCGGCTGTTCCGTCATTCGATGGTGACGATAGGGGCGGCCGCGATCGAAGCGCTCGGCCATATCCGCGCCGATCTGTACTTCATGGGCGTGACGGGCGTTCATCCCGAGGCGGGCTTGAGCACCGGCGATCTCGAAGAGGCCTACGTGAAACGCGCGCTGGTGGCGCGCGCGGCGGAGACGGTCGTGCTCGCATCGTCGGAAAAGTTGAATGCCGCGTCGGCGTACATGATTGCGGGCATCGACGCGGCGAGCACGATCATCGTCGAGAAGGGCGCGCCCGCGTCGACCACGGCGCCGTTCGAAGCGCTCGGCGTGACGATCGTGCGCGCGTGA
- the bcsQ gene encoding cellulose biosynthesis protein BcsQ, which translates to MRVVSVVSAKGGVGKTTLAANLASVLGSNGRRVIAVDFDPQNALRLHFGIPIDNYDGVARATLAGASWRTVMFDGIDGITALPHGALNEDDRRVFEAQLDADPYLIRESLDALALDADDIVLIDTPPGATAYTRAALVAADFVLNVVIADAASYAAIPQMERLIQTYALPRQDFIGYGYVINQVDQSRSLTKDVVKVLRDALDDHLFPGVIHLDQGVSESLAYDTTVIHYDPHSQAAADLRACGDWLGTRLNGQARLPRNVA; encoded by the coding sequence ATGAGAGTCGTTTCCGTTGTTTCGGCTAAAGGCGGTGTCGGCAAGACGACGCTCGCCGCGAATCTCGCCTCGGTGCTGGGCTCGAACGGACGCCGCGTGATCGCCGTCGACTTCGATCCGCAAAACGCGCTGCGTCTGCACTTCGGCATTCCCATCGACAACTATGACGGCGTCGCCCGTGCGACGCTCGCGGGCGCATCGTGGCGCACGGTGATGTTCGACGGGATCGACGGCATTACGGCGCTGCCGCATGGCGCGCTGAACGAAGACGACAGGCGCGTGTTCGAAGCGCAGCTCGACGCCGATCCCTATCTGATCCGCGAATCGCTCGACGCGCTCGCCCTCGATGCCGACGACATCGTGCTGATCGACACGCCACCGGGCGCGACCGCCTACACGCGCGCCGCGCTGGTCGCCGCGGACTTCGTGCTGAACGTCGTGATCGCGGATGCCGCTTCCTATGCGGCGATTCCGCAGATGGAGCGGCTGATCCAGACTTACGCGTTGCCGCGTCAGGACTTCATCGGCTACGGCTACGTGATCAACCAGGTCGACCAGAGCCGCAGCCTCACCAAAGACGTCGTCAAAGTGTTGCGCGATGCGCTCGACGACCATCTGTTCCCCGGCGTGATCCATCTCGACCAGGGCGTGAGCGAATCGCTTGCGTACGACACGACCGTGATCCACTACGATCCGCACAGCCAGGCGGCCGCCGATCTGCGCGCATGCGGGGACTGGCTGGGCACGCGCCTGAACGGTCAGGCCAGGCTGCCGAGGAACGTCGCATGA
- the bcsA gene encoding UDP-forming cellulose synthase catalytic subunit gives MSTAPEDILDAADNAAPRRSRFDRLASHLIDGRILGSKPVTILLVLFALAALFFVFTVPLAFGEQLTFAICCFVCAMLFRRAQGHYATLVMIMLSVIATGRYMYWRLTETTYWERPLDAVWGLLLVSAEVYAALVLMLGYFQTAWPLRRKPMPLPLDRSAWPTVDIFIPTYNEPLSVVKPTIYAAIALDYPKDKLSIHVLDDGRRPEFKAFCEEVGVAWTIRSHNRHAKAGNINEALKITDGEYFAIFDCDHIPTRSFLQVGLGWFLRDKKLSMLQTPHHFFSADPFEKNLGTFRKVPNEGELFYGLVQDGNDLWNATFFCGSCALLRRTMVEEIGGIAVETVTEDAHTALKLHRRGYTTAYLSIPQAAGLATESLGGHIGQRIRWARGMTQIFRIDNPLTGRGLSFGQRLCYLNAMMHFFYGIPRLVFLTAPLSFLFFNAHIIQAAAGTIAIFALPHMFHANITNSRMQQKFRHSFWSEVYESVLASYITAPTLLALINPKLGKFNVTAKGGRIDEQYFDWGISRPYLILLALNLLGFIVGCVHIALNSSSHSEVQTTVLNLAWTGYNMLILGASVAAAREQRQVRSTHRVAMRIPASLRFSTGRTLVCETVDYAEGGVALQLPAAIQVPLHESVVVSLFRGHEEFVFPADVTYSVPGRVGLKFAPMTREQELDFVQSTFARADAWTGWAEGREVDTPLRSLSHVMRVGVGGIGGLFEHLYADLRTWSGRRKTAANDTKNGK, from the coding sequence ATGAGCACCGCTCCCGAAGACATCCTCGACGCCGCCGACAACGCGGCGCCGCGCCGCTCGCGTTTCGATCGCCTCGCGTCGCATCTGATCGACGGGCGCATTCTGGGCAGCAAGCCCGTCACGATCCTGCTCGTGCTGTTCGCGCTGGCGGCGCTGTTCTTCGTGTTCACGGTGCCGCTCGCGTTCGGCGAGCAACTCACCTTTGCGATCTGCTGCTTCGTCTGTGCGATGCTGTTTCGCCGCGCGCAAGGGCACTACGCGACGCTCGTGATGATCATGCTGTCGGTGATCGCGACGGGCCGCTATATGTACTGGCGTCTGACGGAGACGACATACTGGGAACGGCCGCTCGACGCCGTATGGGGTCTGCTGCTGGTGTCGGCGGAAGTGTATGCGGCGCTCGTGCTGATGCTCGGATACTTCCAGACCGCGTGGCCGCTCAGGCGCAAGCCGATGCCGCTGCCTTTGGACCGCAGCGCCTGGCCGACCGTCGATATTTTCATTCCCACTTATAACGAGCCGCTGTCGGTGGTGAAGCCGACCATCTACGCGGCGATCGCGCTGGATTATCCAAAAGACAAATTGTCCATTCACGTGCTCGACGATGGCCGCCGCCCAGAGTTCAAGGCCTTCTGCGAGGAAGTGGGCGTCGCGTGGACGATCCGCTCGCACAATCGCCACGCGAAGGCGGGCAACATCAACGAGGCACTGAAGATCACCGACGGCGAATACTTCGCGATCTTCGACTGCGATCACATCCCCACACGTTCGTTCCTGCAAGTGGGCTTAGGCTGGTTCCTGCGCGACAAGAAACTGTCGATGCTGCAGACGCCGCACCATTTCTTTTCCGCCGATCCGTTCGAGAAAAACCTTGGCACGTTCCGCAAGGTGCCGAACGAAGGCGAACTGTTCTACGGTCTCGTGCAAGACGGCAACGACCTGTGGAACGCGACGTTCTTCTGCGGTTCGTGCGCGCTCTTGCGCCGCACGATGGTCGAGGAGATCGGCGGCATCGCTGTCGAGACCGTGACGGAAGACGCGCATACGGCACTCAAGCTGCACCGCCGCGGCTACACGACCGCGTATCTGTCGATCCCGCAGGCAGCGGGCCTGGCGACGGAAAGTCTCGGTGGCCACATCGGCCAGCGCATCCGCTGGGCGCGCGGCATGACGCAGATTTTCCGCATCGACAATCCGCTCACGGGGCGCGGCCTGTCGTTCGGCCAGCGGCTGTGCTATCTGAACGCGATGATGCACTTCTTCTACGGCATCCCGCGTCTGGTGTTCCTCACCGCGCCGTTATCGTTCCTGTTCTTCAACGCGCACATCATCCAGGCGGCGGCGGGCACGATCGCGATCTTCGCGCTGCCGCACATGTTCCACGCAAACATCACGAACTCGCGGATGCAGCAGAAGTTCCGCCATTCGTTCTGGTCCGAAGTCTATGAATCGGTGCTCGCGTCGTACATCACGGCGCCGACGCTGCTCGCGCTGATCAACCCGAAGCTCGGCAAGTTCAACGTGACGGCGAAGGGCGGGCGCATCGACGAGCAGTACTTCGACTGGGGCATTTCGCGTCCTTACCTGATTCTGCTGGCGCTGAACCTGCTCGGCTTCATCGTCGGCTGCGTGCATATCGCGCTGAATTCCAGTTCGCATAGCGAAGTGCAGACGACGGTGCTGAACCTCGCGTGGACGGGCTACAACATGCTGATTCTCGGCGCGAGCGTCGCGGCGGCGCGCGAGCAGCGCCAGGTGCGCTCGACGCATCGCGTGGCGATGCGCATTCCGGCGTCGCTGCGCTTCTCGACGGGCCGCACGCTCGTCTGCGAAACGGTTGACTACGCGGAAGGCGGCGTCGCGCTGCAATTGCCTGCCGCCATCCAGGTGCCGCTGCACGAGAGCGTGGTCGTGTCGCTGTTTCGCGGCCACGAAGAGTTCGTGTTTCCCGCCGACGTCACGTACTCGGTGCCGGGCCGCGTCGGCCTGAAGTTCGCGCCGATGACGCGCGAGCAGGAACTCGACTTCGTGCAGAGCACGTTCGCGCGCGCCGACGCCTGGACCGGCTGGGCCGAAGGGCGCGAAGTCGACACGCCGCTCAGGAGCCTGTCGCATGTGATGCGGGTTGGCGTGGGCGGTATCGGCGGGCTGTTCGAACATCTGTACGCCGACCTGCGCACATGGAGCGGTAGACGCAAGACCGCAGCAAACGACACGAAGAATGGAAAATAA